One Zeugodacus cucurbitae isolate PBARC_wt_2022May chromosome 3, idZeuCucr1.2, whole genome shotgun sequence genomic region harbors:
- the LOC105215083 gene encoding uncharacterized protein LOC105215083 isoform X7, giving the protein MDSNAADAQSITSEHSVASSTSSAVALHGAVLAAVKRERSPTPVTNSSKTIMNTISVATNLTNNNHNSNNNNNNNNNNNSPRHNKLSPSYHHNNNNNNSILLAHSMNPTALLMHHQQQQQQQAQHQQQQLQHQQQQNGSRDGNSSRGGSGPGGSGAGSLSGSIGDDRPSNGRLSHTGRGSSCSPASSPTRHPNAVSPVTSLNHTMMQQMQQQHHQLSPPPHVTGVPTANGLPAGLPPRMPHGLPPHSLGLLNSLQMMHHASPLELMAAAHHHVPPRSYNSPPPISTSDPSANECKLVEYRGQKVAAFIISGDTMLCLPQAFELFLKHLVGGLHTVYTKLKRLDIVPLVCNVEQVRILRGLGAIQPGVNRCKLLACKDFDILYRDCTTARCLSIKPPESNSLQFRSSRPGRPPKRGPVGLSLPPTHLSQHPQLKKHRLDNGDYAYENGHIADLNRLEKSPLLANGYNPPPINHMAFMQMNHHPGTALMSPGMPPHGLHARPDSQMLKAAAQGGMSAANMDALARSGIWENCRAAYEDIVKHLERLREERTDERQQMNSGGGIGNEPKIRDLSSRNSGSPNRQSPVLNLSKSGGNTDQGSNCDDRSERSEMHSPVHSVRDGSVGGGSQGVIGVEDDDDENLSDDNASEVDERCAKDEEDLSDTERDNITSSAASQRHPLHHHHHHQLHHGANSNAMGVGERGGVAGGPGAGVGVGVGVGGLGVAAAAAAATAAGLNERDVLNSHAALQQSPVSTHNAAAVAALQHHHQRALNYSHLAAAAAVAGGAAGGPGANAALTNGPGSGGALAGTEALLAANDATAAAALAGGLALGPLAMDPHGLPSSTETLLRNIQSLLKVAADNARQQERQISYEKAELKMDVLREREVKDSLDRQLADERKLRVLYQKRYRRERKMRIRYQQQLDGGKRKLTHPSNAGGSTGGNGNNGGAVGPSGNEEGRSSVGGECKNNSGDAATRKTEPASPCALNLAP; this is encoded by the exons ATGGATTCTAACGCCGCCGATGCACAATCGATCACAAGTGAACATAGTGTTGCCTCGTCTACCTCCTCCGCCGTTGCGCTGCATGGCGCCGTATTAGCGGCTGTTAAGCGCGAACGTTCACCCACACCGGTTACGAACAGCAGCAAAACAATCATGAACACCATTTCAGTGGCCACCAATTTGACAAACAATAATCAcaatagtaataacaacaacaataataataataataacaatagtcCACGTCACAACAAACTGAGCCCCAGTTATCatcacaataataacaataacaatagcatacTGTTGGCGCACAGTATGAATCCGACAGCGCTGCTAATGcatcatcagcagcaacagcagcaacaggcacaacatcaacaacaacaacttcaacatcagcaacaacagaaTGGCTCACGTGATGGTAATAGCAGCCGTGGCGGTAGCGGTCCCGGCGGCAGTGGTGCCGGTTCTCTAAGCGGCAGCATAGGTGACGATCGTCCCTCCAACGGACGCCTATCACATACTGGACGCGGTTCCAGTTGCTCACCAGCCAGTTCACCAACACGCCATCCGAACGCCGTCAGTCCGGTGACATCGCTCAATCATACGATGatgcaacaaatgcaacaacaacaccatcaaCTTAGTCCCCCACCACATGTGACGGGTGTGCCGACCGCGAATGGTTTGCCCGCTGGTCTGCCACCGCGTATGCCGCACGGTTTGCCACCACATTCGTTGGGTTTGCTCAACTCACTGCAAATGATGCATCACGCCTCGCCGCTTGAATTGATGGCCGCAGCACATCATCACGTGCCGCCGCGCTCCTACAATAGTCCGCCACCGATCTCCACATCGGATCCCAGCGCCAATGAATGTAAGCTGGTCGAATATCGTGGCCAGAAAGTAGCCGCTTTCATTATAAGCGGTGACACGATGTTGTGTTTGCCGCAAGCTTTCGAGCTGTTCCTCAAACACTTGGTGGGCGGTCTGCATACGGTGTATACGAAACTGAAGCGGTTGGATATTGTACCGTTGGTGTGCAATGTGGAACAAGTGCGTATATTACGCGGTCTCGGCGCCATACAACCGGGTGTCAATCGGTGTAAGCTGCTCGCCTGCAAGGACTTCGACATCCTGTACAGGGACTGCACGACTGCCAG ATGCTTATCGATCAAGCCACCTGAGag TAACTCTCTGCAATTCCGCAGTTCCAGACCGGGTCGACCGCCAAAACGTGGCCCCGTGGGTTTGTCGCTGCCGCCCACTCACCTGTCCCAGCATCCGCAGTTGAAGAAGCATCGTTTGGATAATGGTGATTACGCTTACGAAAATGGCCATATTGCTG atTTAAATCGCCTGGAGAAGTCACCACTACTCGCTAACGGCTATAATCCCCCGCCCATCAATCATATGGCTTTCATGCAAATGAATCATCATCCCGGCACGGCATTAATGTCACCCGGCATGCCGCCACATGGCTTACACGCTCGTCCCGACAGTCAAATGCTGAAAGCCGCCGCTCAGGGCGGTATGTCGGCGGCGAATATGGACGCATTGGCGCGTTCCGGCATTTGGGAGAATTGTCGCGCAGCTTATGAGGATATTGTTAAGCATTTGGAACG CCTACGCGAAGAGCGCACTGATGAACGCCAGCAAATGAATAGCGGTGGTGGCATCGGCAATGAGCCGAAGATACGCGATTTAAGCTCACGAAATT CTGGTTCGCCGAATCGTCAAAGTCCCGTACTGAATCTCTCCAAATCCGGCGGCAATACCGATCAAGGCAGCAATTGTGATGACCGCAGCGAACGCAGCGAAATGCATTCGCCAGTGCATTCGGTGCGTGATGGCAGCGTCGGTGGCGGCAGTCAGGGTGTGATTGGTGTGGAGGACGATGATGACGAGAATCTGAGTGATGATAATGCGTCAGAAGTCGATGAACGCTGCGCCAAAGATGAAGAAG ACTTAAGTGATACCGAACGTGATAATATAACGTCGTCGGCGGCGTCACAACGTCATCCACTGcatcatcatcaccaccatCAACTGCATCATGGCGCCAACAGCAATGCCATGGGTGTGGGCGAACGCGGTGGTGTAGCGGGCGGACCAGGCGCCGGTGTTGGTGTAGGTGTCGGTGTTGGCGGCCTTGGTGTGGCCGCAGCAGCTGcagccgccaccgccgccggtCTCAACGAACGCGACGTGCTCAACTCACATGCGGCGCTCCAACAATCACCCGTCTCTACACACAATGCGGCCGCCGTCGCCGCGTTGCAACATCATCATCAGCGCGCGCTCAACTACTCACATTTGGCTGCAGCAGCTGCCGTCGCTGGTGGTGCAGCTGGTGGACCCGGTGCGAATGCAGCGCTCACTAATGGACCCGGCTCGGGTGGTGCGCTTGCGGGTACGGAAGCTCTGCTGGCAGCAAATGATGCCACAGCGGCTGCCGCTTTGGCTGGTGGACTAGCGCTCGGTCCACTTGCTATGGATCCGCATGGCCTGCCGTCGTCAACCGAGACGTTGCTGCGGAATATTCAAAGCCTACTGAAAGTAGCTGCGGACAATGCACGACAACAGGAGCGACAAATCAGCTATGAAAAAG CGGAGCTCAAAATGGATGTTTTGCGCGAACGCGAAGTCAAAGATTCATTAGATCGGCAATTAGCTGATGAACGGAAACTCAGAG